AGAATGATCAAAAAATCCAAAACCAAGCAACAACTAAGACACAAGTCTGCAGTGAACTGGAAACTCCAGTTTGACATTGGAATGAGAGGATGTATGGACTATGCCTTTAGGGCCAGGAAACTATTCATTCGGCCATTGACTGTACCTGCTTATTCTTGCAGTGTCTTGGGGGGGCTGCTGCCTCTTTCCAggtcaacacaaacacacacaaaacaaacaaccatgcacccaCACATTCTCTCCTAAAGGTAATTTAAGCCAGTTAACATAACATGGATATTTTTGGACTAAGGCAGGAAGCTGGACAGCCTGGAGAGAACCTACATGAGTGCAGAAAGCCCCCAGTCCAGGATTTGAAGCCAGTACCTTCTGGCTAATAACTGCTTAAGACCCCGTCTGTATTACAGACAATCAAAGATAATTTTTAACATTTGCTCCCAATTCTTGTCTTATCTAACCTCGATTGAAGCTAAAAAAATTATGGATGCACGATATATTGGCATTAACATCGGTATCGGCCGATGTTAGCCATTTGTTAACATACCAGTATCGGTCCAACAAGTAAAAGTGGGTTGATCTTAATAACTGTACACAAGGTAACACCATACACTAGCCATTTATTGTGGTATTAATAAGCTAAAAAGCAACATGCCTTATAAAATTATTGCTAAtcactgaactttttcacattttctgccattacagccacaaacctcagtgtattttactgggattttatctgatagacTAACAGAAAGTAGTGCACGTATccttttctgccatttttaCTGACACTTATGCACTAGATGACGAGTTAGATCATGCGTCATAATACATATAACATATAATGtgataaaaacagcaaacagtCTTACGTGTCCTCATCATCAGAGCGAGGCTGCAGTCTGGACTCGTCTACAAGTACTTCTGGCTTAAAGCCATCAGTGTCATCACCCCGCTGTTGGGATAGGGGTCCAACTAGAGGGTTGTCATCTGAAAATGTGAATAACAGCATCAAATGAAACCCTGGAGTGATATCAATCTCTCATTGAGGATGTTTAGGTGAAAAGatgctttaaacattttctggacCTCCTCTGTGAATTAAAAAGGTGCTGAAAGCTTTGTTCAGCTGGGCCTTTTCCAACAGGCCTAGAAGTTTCTCAGGGGGATCCCGCACCCATTGTTTTCTCTGCCTGCTGGCCTCTGAATCACCTGGAAAAACAAGGACAGAACATTGGGATCATTTCTACAAAGTTTTCTTTGTCGAACAGCTCAGGAAATTAAATTCTGCTGCTATCGTACTTTCATGGGTGGAGCTGGTCTGGAGAGCTGCAGCCATGCTGTCTGATGAAACCAGGCTGGCATTGGCCAGCATCTGCAGCACAGTACTCCGTGGCTCAGTCGCCCACTGCTTTCTAAGGGCTGGCTCTGTGCTCTCACAGCCGCTTTTAGGTAAATCCCCACCTAGGTGCAACAACCTGGAGCTTTAAAAGTGAGTCTCTTACAACAACCAAATGGAccgtatacagtgccttgcagaagaaTTTGTATTGcttgacctttttcacattttgtcatattacaaacACAATGttcaatgtatatatataccaaCATAAAGTACTAAGTTATTGAGTGGTGGAAGAAGAACAatagatggttttcaaaatgttttacaaagaaaatccttaaacagtggCACATTTGTAAATAGCCGCCTTTAATTGGAAacgcctaaataaaatcctgtgcgaccagttgccttcagatgtTACATAGACAGTAAATAGTGTCAACCTGTGTGTCATTTAATCTCAGTCTAATTCCAgtttttctgtgaaggcctcagagggttcttagagaacattggtgaacaaacagcatcatgaagaccaatgacTCTGTCCTCTCTTTTCAATCATTACAATTTCTATGAACTAAAGCTTCAAAgtcacaaaaaatataaatcagcATTTGTATAAAGGATTGTAAGAGACCATCCAACAGGTATGGTAATATTACTGGTTTGCAGAATGAGTGCACAGCACTGTAGCGTTCAATATTTGTGTCTTTATCACAAGTCAACATTCAGCAACCAAAGTTGTATATTGCCTGGTTTTTGGATATAGTGTTGCCCTAGTAGGAGAGTTGTTTGCGGTTTGTCACAAGCTATGCAAGtttacacagcaaacatgttgaagtTGCTCTGGTTaatctgtgtgtggtggaaaatTAAAACCCTGAAAACATCCATTCAAGGTTAAACCTAATGGTGCAATGAGGATGCATAACTTCAGCAGGTTCAAGAAGCTGCTTGGATTTGAtggaaaaatggatggagctgaatacaaggcaataaataaaaacttcagTTTAAGGACGAGTGAAGCTTATACTCAGAAAGACCTGTGGTTTTACTTGCAGCGAACGGTGATCCAACAAAGTACAGACTTAGGGGGTCTGAGTAGAAATGCATATATACTAATTAAtgctgatctatcacataaaaccccaataaaatacattgaagtgtgTGACTGTAACATAAcacatgtgaaaatgttttgggGTTAGGACTATTTTTGCAAGGGCACTTTAAAATGAAGCACTTTGAACTGTCTACCTTCAgttgttgatgtttttattaaactctTCTCTCCCAGGAAATTAGCCACTTTCCGCCCTTCCTCCCTGTTCCATCGACACGTCCTCTTTGCTTCCTCTGTCTTTAAAACCTATAAAGGATTCAAACCAGCGCAGTAAATGAAACACATCAAACTAATGAAACACAACAAGATCTCCAGCCCCATCTGAACCTGTATGAGCTTGTCTGAGAAAGGATTCCACAGATGAGGACGTTGTGTAATAGtttgaactgattttgacatCTCTATCAGAGGGTAAGATGCAAAATCACTTTGGACCCAGAGTGGCTCTTGTGCTCCTACCTGTGAGGGCAGATGTGTGCGCAGAAGTCTGGAAACCCGGTGAGAGGTCAGGATTGTGTGTACCGATGGCCTGTCTTTTGGGTTCGTCTTGAACATGTGCTTgatcaggtagtgcagctcgtACGGCAGGTGGTTGGGGAGAGGAGGGTATGCACCCCGGCACACCTTAAGGATCAGGCTCTTCCAGCTGGATGCCTGGAACTGGACACAGAAAATAAGACTAAGGGCCCCAGAGACAACAAACAACACCAGAACACTCAAGTCACAAAAAATACACAGCAGATAATTTAACTCAGCTGACAATTTTGGGCCCCTGCCATTCAATAATAAAACTACGCAGGTTCTCGCTGATTTTAGTCAACAACTGACTGATAAAAAAATTGGACAGAGGCCCACAGTTAAACTCAGGGAGGGGGAGGGTGAGTACCGGGTGTCGCAAGGTGCAGAGCTCGTAGAGGACGCACCCCAGGGACCACACATCACTGCAGAACACACAAAGGCAGAAGCAGTTATTCATTCATACCAGACATTCGTCATGCACCGTCACAGAGAGGCAACATTACATAAGTTAAATAATCCCGACTTAGCTGTGAAGCGAGACTAAGACTGGCTTAAAACAGGAATCtggtttttctttcagtttgttttttttgtttttacatgtcCTGTCCTGACAGCTTAGAGAAACGGGCGACACTGGCTGCCTTGGGGTGTCAGGGATAAAATAACATATTCTTCCTAATGTATTACTGACTATATTGAATTAATGGCACTAGAGGCCATATTAGGTTCAGGCAAGAAATTGGACAGACTATGACAATTATAAGAGGGCACACATGGGATGCAGGAGGAATGGGTTAGGTGTTGTTGGTCTGCATCGGCACCATCCTGCAACCAACAGACTACCAGACACTTCTGCAAAGCTTAATGAACAAAACGCAACAGGAATGGGTTGTTTTCTCCGCATTGCTGCCACCCCCCAGCCCACAGCTCACTGGGCAAAGCTAGAGACTGTTCAAGTCGaaccatgttgtttaaaattgtGCAATCTCTCCAAAATTAGGCCTATTTGTAAAAGGCAATTCATATAATTTAAATCATAAATAACTTTTCAATTTAGTTGTAAaggagcattttttaaatgttggccAAGGCCAAAAACAGCACCAGAAATACCAAGAATCTAAGCAAACGCAGAGGAACTGTGCATGATATGATTGAAATCTCCCCAGAAATTGTGCAGATATCCGTATGCAGGGCAATGTTTTGGTCTGCAGGCAGCAGCACATAAAAAGCTGGCAGGATTCTGTAAAGGCAAGCACACCGTGGGCTTAGAGAACCTTCTGAAATCCACTGACAGTCAACAGTTGCTCACTGCATCCACAAATCCTTTTAAGCACCATGcaagaaaataacatttcctATTGCTGCAAGGGGATGAGGTTCTTGAGTGAAAATGTGCCCAGTGGctcctttaaataaatatttgtttaaaatcatgGACATCCTGCTGGCTATGGAGAAAAGGAATACCCAAATTTATTATTAGAAGATAGAATTTTGCAAAACGTATTTTTGCCAACACCTAAGACAAaccaaaaaacataataaaagtcCATTTCACACCAAGTAAATTActtaaatataatttctttttcaaaagtcaaattatttttaattgctTAATTAATCACTTTCAATCGGGAAATAGAAAACTCATAATAATTTCATTCATAATTGATACAACATACCTCTTGTTATTGTATGGCTTGTTGTCCCAGATTTCAGGTGCCACATAATACGGCGTCCCAACATATGTATAAGCATAAGCCTTTGAGCTGCAACAAATTTACACTCATTTTTTCAAAGCATAACAGCAAAAGCAGCAATGACAAATCCGCCTAGAGAGGTGCTCTAAATGTGTTTTCCTGCAGCACCTGTTCAGAATACAAGCAGAGCCAAAGTCCCCGAGCTTCACGGAACCGTCATCTGCCAGGAAAACGTTCTGTGACAGGAAATAAGTAAGAGATTGTGATttaacatgaagaaaaacaaaatagcattcaGCTGTAGCACCCAAGAAGTTGATCATGCACTCGTCTCCGTTATTGCTTAGCAATTCAGTTAAGCTCTTATATTAATCCATACTTTGATGGTACTTTACCTTAGACTTTAAATCTCTGTGCAAAACCCTCTTatcatgaatatgctttgcaCCTGCACACATCTGAGCAAACCACTTCAAGATctggaaaatggaaaacatttttaaagataagggacaaaaataaacagtaaccaaaaaacagctgcagacaTCCGACCTACATTATCAACAGTGAACTGCGAGGATTTCTGCTGCTGGATCCTATGAAGCAGATCTCCTCCACTGCAGTACTCCATAACAATGCACAAGAGGCCATCCGCTGGACACACACAACCACATTTCCTTTTATGTAACCGCAATAGAAGCTCCAAAGACGTTTGCACGGCTCCCAcgaaaagtattcacaacagTGGAACTTTTTCACACTTTGACCTTTTAAAACCGGAAACTAAAGAGCCACATCCGGGGGCTTTCTGGCCTACACGCAAAACACTGTGTTGCTGAAAATAACACTGCAAATGGTGTTTGTGAAAAGACTGAGGCAgctgttcaccttccagcaggacaacaatcctaaacatacagcaagagtaacaatgtaatggtttaaatcaaacccTATTTGTGTTGGGATGGTTCAGgtaaagtccagaactaaatccaattggaacctgtggcaagacctgaaaatttatgttgtcatattttttccttccacagtTACAGTTTTTCACAAAATTGAAAACCAACACTTTATGTTGTTCTGTCACATCAAATCCCAATAAGACATTGACGTTCataagatataaaaatactttcttaaggtgctgtaaatgttttaattggaCTGTTTAAAATTACCTTcaaaaacctctctgaaagcCACAATACTGGGATGTTTCATTCTGGAAAGCAGGACTGCTTCCTTTCTTGAACTCTGCTGTTTcgactggttctgttagatgcAACAAGAAGCATTGATCCATATATTAATATGCAAGGTTGCAGAAATCGGACGagtatataaacatatatatacagtacagaccaaaggtttggacacaccttctcattcaaagagttttctttattttcatgactatgaatattgtagcttcacactgaaggcatcaaaactatgaattaacacatgtggaattatatactgaacaaaaaagtgtgaaacaactgaaaatatgtcttatattctaggttcttcaaagtagccaccttttgctttgattactgctccgcacactcttggcattctgttgatgagcttcaagaggtagtcacctgaaatggttttccaacagtcttgaaggagttcccagagatgcttagcacttgttggcccttttgccttcactctgcggtccagctcaccccaaaccatctcgattgggttcaggtccggtgactgtggaggccaggtcatctggcgcagcaccccatcactctccttcttggtcaaatagcccttacacagcctggaggtgtgtttggggtcattgtcctgttgaaaaataaatgatggtccaactaaacgcaaaccagatggaatagcatgctgctgcaagatgctgtggtagccatgctggttcagtatgccttcaattttgaataaatccccaacagtgtcaccagcaaagcacccccacaccatcacacctcctcctccatgcttcacggtgggaaccaggcatgtagagtccatccattcacctcttctgcgccgcacaaagacacggtggttggaaccacagatctcaaacttggactcatcagaccaaagcacagatttccactggtctaatgtccattccttgtgttctttagcccaaacaagtctcttctgcttgttgcctgtcctcagcagtggtttcctagcagccattttaccatgaaggcctgattcacacagtctcctcttaacagttgttctagagatgtgtctgctgctagaactctgtgtggcattgacctgttctctaatctgagctgctgttaacctgtgatttctgaggctggtgactcagatgaacttatcgtccgcagcagaggtgactcttagtcttcctttcctggggcggtcctcatgtgagccagtttctttgtagcgcttgatggtttttgcgactgcacttggggacactttcaaagttttcacaattgttcggactgactgaccttcatttcttaaagtaatgatggccactcgattttctttacttttttcgtgccataatacaaattctaacagtctattcagtaggactatcagctgtgtactgtatccacctcctgcacaacacaactgatggtcccaaccccatttataaggcttgaaatcccacttattaaacctgacagggcacacctgtgaagtgaaaaccatttcaggtgactacctcttgaagctcatcaacaaaatgccaagagtgtgcggagcagtaatcaaagcaaaaggtggctactttgaagaacctagaatataagacatattttcagttgtttcacacttttttgttcagtatataattccacatgtgttaattcatagttttgatgccttcagtgtgaagctacaatattcatagtcatgacaataaagaaaactctttgaatgagaaggtgtatccaaacatttggtctgtactgtatatatatatatatatatatatatatatatatatatatatatatatatatatatatatatatgtgtgtgtgtgtgtgtgttaccctTGACTTAAAACTACTTTACTGATGTAATATTGTGATGTGGTTATATTATGATGGGTTTATATTACTTTTTCAAATTAACATTTTCCCACTGAGTCATACAAAggattattctattctattcaggACAAAACTACAGCGTTTAAGATGTAAAATTATGTTCGTACCCACCTTTGGCAACTGTATTTCCTTGAGCACATATTTCTCCTGAGTGCTTTTGCATTGTACCAACACAGCCCGACCGAAAGACCCTTCCCCGATTACTCTAAGGTGGGAGTATTTCTCCATGATGCTTCACAGAAAACAAGAGCTCACACCAGATATATAACCCAGTCAGATACagtcaaaaactgtaaaataaagatttaaactTCTTTTTTAGCCTTACTGAACATACAAGGTCAAAATGGGTTCACAAATTAATATATGCAGCCAGTGACAAACCTACCCATGGACTCGTACGGTTTGGTTGGTCCCTACTTCCTTGTTATTGTATGACGTAGCGAGGGACGCAACTGTACTGCACAGTGCGGCCACTAGATGGTGGCAGATCACAATGTTTATTTCCTGTTCCTGTCTTGAAGTTTGTCCTGTTTTTGCTCGGATTTACCATGATGTAACTTCATGAAATTGTATTGTAGTAAAATCACAACTAAACTATTTTTCTTcttgtgatttattttcttattaaatgtATAAGCCATCATGATACTGTATTTTGCACCATTGTGGCTAAATTTGACTGAAGTATATGTTTTACATAAGTAAAGTGAAATGTTTACTTTACACTGCCCATATACTCTAAATTCTTGAAATCTACTAGCCTTTGGtgtaaaattgatcaaattcaCTCAATGTAGACCAATcagccactttattaagtaCATCTTGTTCCTACCTGGTTGAAACACCTTTTGCCCTCTGAACTCCCTAAATTCTTCATTCtgtagattcaacaaggtgtcagaaacaATTGTCAGAGATCTAAATTCACATGATATCATCACACAGTTGGTGCAGATTTATCAgttgcacatccatgatgcaaagcTTTTGTTCCACCACATTGCAAAAGTGCTTTATTGGACTGAGAtctagtgactgtggaggtgactggagtacagtgaactcctTGTTAAGTTCAAGAAACAAGTCTGAGATGATTTAAGCTTAGTGACATGGTGCGCTATCTTGCTgaaagtaaccatcagaagatagAAGGTACAATGTAGTCATAACAGGAAGTACAGAAATACTCAGGTTGGCTGTGAAGTTTAAATGCTGCTTAATTGGTCTTAAGGCGGCATACAATGTGACAGGAAAATAccctccacaccattacaccagtATCGTCTGCCTGAACTGTTGGTACATGGCAAGAGGGACTCCTGTTTCATGTTGTTAATGCCAAAATATGACTTTACAATCTTAATGTATAAACTGAAATGGAGAATCATTTGGCCAGGAAATTTTTGTCAATCTGTTAATGTGcagttttggtgagcctgtgggAATTGTGACTTCCCTTTcctagctgacaggagtggtacTCACTGTGGTCGTCTGCCCACCTTGGTAGTGAGTGGTTATTTAaagcactgttgcctttctcTTATCTCACATCACATAAGGCATAAGACAGCTGATCAGTGTTTTGAGTGCATCTTTTGAAGGTCAACagcaaaacaaatgtaaaatttcatTATCAAATATCTTCAAATGATCATTTCAAGTTGGCATAGAAACCGTTTGGTGGATGCCATCCAATATGATGGTTTTCAAGCCCAACCAATGCTTCTCATGCATCACCCCCTTCTTCTACTGAATCCTACCAGTTAGCCCCACCATGCATACACTTGCAGCGCTGCTTATGCCATCACCGTCATTCCAATTAATGTCAGAGAGAGGAAGAAGTATGAAAGAAATCCCATCACTCTGCAGTCAGAAAGACCATAAGGTTTACCAAGGCCATCTTGTTTCCTGTGACTCTTTTGATATAATcgacacaaatgcacacaaagcAAAATAAGCAGTATTCTTTTAAAACTTCCTGCTGTAAAAATCTATACTTCATTACCCAGATGTGCTTTTATTAACTGCTTACAtttgtttgagaaaaaaaaaaaatacaccactggataacatttttaaaataatcatgtac
This genomic window from Girardinichthys multiradiatus isolate DD_20200921_A chromosome 18, DD_fGirMul_XY1, whole genome shotgun sequence contains:
- the nek3 gene encoding serine/threonine-protein kinase Nek3 gives rise to the protein MEKYSHLRVIGEGSFGRAVLVQCKSTQEKYVLKEIQLPKNQSKQQSSRKEAVLLSRMKHPSIVAFREVFEADGLLCIVMEYCSGGDLLHRIQQQKSSQFTVDNILKWFAQMCAGAKHIHDKRVLHRDLKSKNVFLADDGSVKLGDFGSACILNSSKAYAYTYVGTPYYVAPEIWDNKPYNNKSDVWSLGCVLYELCTLRHPFQASSWKSLILKVCRGAYPPLPNHLPYELHYLIKHMFKTNPKDRPSVHTILTSHRVSRLLRTHLPSQVLKTEEAKRTCRWNREEGRKVANFLGEKSLIKTSTTEGGDLPKSGCESTEPALRKQWATEPRSTVLQMLANASLVSSDSMAAALQTSSTHESDSEASRQRKQWVRDPPEKLLGLLEKAQLNKAFSTFLIHRGDDNPLVGPLSQQRGDDTDGFKPEVLVDESRLQPRSDDEDTDFEEESPCDWVDEIEKIFSEH